The stretch of DNA CGTCGTGCCGCGCGGCGCGGTGCAGCACATCGGGGGCCGCACGGTCGTGTACCTGGCGAACGCGTCCGCGCCCGGCCGGTTCGTCGAACGTGACGTCTCGATCGGTCGAGTCGGGGCGGACGAGATCGAAATCGAAGCCGGCGTGCAACGTACGGACGTCGTCGTGAGCGGCGGGAGCTTCTTTCTCCGCGCGGAACGGGAGCGGCTGGGGCTCGGGCCGGCCGCGCCGTCCGCCTCGCCGGGATCGTCGTCGGCCCGGCCCGCGACGGATGCCGGCGGGCCCGGCGCCGCCGCGGGACCGTCCGTGCAGGAAGCCACCGTGCGAATCGTGCCGGACGGCTTCAGCCCCGCGCGTCTCACGCTGCGTGCCGGGCTGCCGGCGCGCCTCACGTTCATCCGGACGACGGATCAGACCTGCGCCACGGCCGTGGTGTTTCCCTCGCTTGCGATTCGGCGGGAGTTGCCGCTCAACCAGCCGGTCGCGATCGAGATCACGCCGTCCGCGGGCGAGCTGTCGTTCGCCTGCGGGATGGACATGCTCAAAGGAACGATCGTCGTGCGATGACGGGCGGCGTGCGCCGCTGGCTCACCGCCAGCCCGCTTGCTGGGGCCGCCAGACATGCGACCTGTGCGCGAGCGTGCGATCGGGTCGTTGGAAGATCTTCACCAGCACCACGCCGGCGAGGAAGCCGCCGACGTGGGCCCAGAACGCCACGCCGCCGGCCTCGTTCGAGGCGATGCTGGTGACGCCGCCGAAGAACTGCAGCACGGCCCAGTAGATCAGCATCACCCAGGCCGGCAGCGCCATCGAGTACATGAAGAAGCCGAGCGGCACGAGCGTGAACACCCGGACGCGCGGGAAGAGCATCAAGTACGCGCCCATGACGCCGCTGATGGCGCCCGATGCGCCGACCATGGGCGTGATCGAGGACGGCGACGCGAGCACCTGCGCCATCGCGGCCGCGAGGCCGCAGAGCAAGTAGAAGGCGAGGAAGCGCGGCCGGGACATCGAGTCCTCGACGTTGTTGCCGAAGAGCCACAGAAACCACATGTTCCCGATGAGGTGCATCCACGACCCGTGGAGGAACATGGACGTGACGAGCGTCGACATCTGGCGGCCGGGATCGGTGACGCACACCACGCGGTCGCCCATCGGGAATTCCGAGCCCACGGGGGCGGAAAGCGTCAGCTCGCCGGGAATCAGCCCGAGATTGCAGACGGACGCGGCCAACGGCATCGGCGCGCCCGCCCCTTGCACGAAGACCCACGTGCACACGGTGAGGACCACGAGCGCGATCGTGACCCACGCGGTGCGCAGCGTCTGGTTCTCGTCGTGGTAGGGAATCACGGAATCCGCCTTGGCGATGCGTGTGCAGGAGCGACTCAGGTGATGATACGTGAGCGGGGAGGGACTGGAGCATGAGCGCAGAGATTCCGCATCGCATCCTCGGCCACACCGGGGAATCCGTGTCGGCCATCGGCGTCGGCGGCTGGCATCTCGGCTTGAAGGACGTGTCCGAGGCGCTCGCGATCCGGATCGTCCGGACGGCGCTCGACCGCGGGGTCAACTTCCTCGACAACGCGTGGGATTACAACGACGGGCTGAGCGAAGTGCGAATGGGCCTGGCGCTCAGGGATGGCTATCGCCAGAAGGCGTTCGTCATGACGAAGGTCGACGGGCGGTCGCGCTCCGAAGCCGCTCGACAGCTCGACGAGTCGCTGAGACGGTTGGGGATCGACCACCTCGATCTCGTTCAGCATCACGAGGTCATCCGCTTCGAGGACCCTCACCGGATCTTCGACGATGAGGGGGCCCACCGCGCGCTGACGGACGCGCAGCGAGCGGGCAAGGTGCGGTACGTCGGTTTCACCGGTCACAAGGATCCCGCCATCCATCTGCACACGCTCGACGTCGCCCGGGCGCACGGGGTGCGTTTCGATGCCGTCCAGATGCCGCTGAACGTCATGGACGCGCACTATCGGAGCTTCGAGAGGCTCGTGCTGCCGGCGTTGCTGCGCGACAACGTCGGCGTGCTCGGCATGAAGTCGATGGCCAACGGCATCATCCTGCGCTCGGGAATCGTGTCGGCCGTCGAATGCCTGCAGTACGCCTTGAACCTCCCCACGTCGGTCGTCGTCACCGGGATGGAGTCGATGGCGATGCTCGACCAGGCCTGTGACGTCGCGCGGTCGTTCAGGCCGCTCGACGATGCGAGCGTGCGGTCGCTGCTGGCTCGAACGGTGGCGGCCGCCGCTGACGGCGCGTACGAGCCGTTCAAGGTCTCGTCGCTTTTCGACGCGACCGCCACGCACCCGTCCTGGCTGGGCGAGGAGCCGCAACGGCTGCGTGATTTGATTGCGTAGTCGCATCGCACGGCGGCTCACCGCCGCTGGCCCGCAGACAGGCCATGCGCGTCTCGTGCTGGCGAGGCTCTTGCACCATGAGGTGCGGAGGGAAGCATGGCGAACCGTGTGCAACGCGATGTGCACCCACGTTCCACTGATAGGGCGCCGCACGGCAGCGAAGGCGATGCCGAGCAGCCGCCGCCGAGACGCCGCGGCGGGCAGGAACTTCCGGATGACGTGCAGGACCGGCCAGAGCAGAATGCGGGGTACGACGCCGCCGTCCGGCAAGGCGCGCCCGGCACGACGCGCGACGACCTGAACGTCGAGGCGTTGCCTGGCGATGCCGCCGATCTGGCTGTCCACGAGATCGACGAGCACGACACGCTGCCGGCGGCGAGCGCCGACGACCGGGCCGAACGCGAGGCGATCGCGGAAGTCCGTCGCCGCGAGCGGCGCCGATGATGCCGAAGGAGGCTCCTCAGATGACATCCGACCACGACCAACCCGATCCGCAAGAGGCCCTCATTCCCGTCTGGCGCACGACCGAGGCGACCGTCGTTCCACACGTGCTCGCGGCGCTCGAGCAGGCGGGGATCGAGTACATGGTCCAGGATCGCGGGCTCGCGTCCGAGTTGATCGGCCATCGATCGACGCTCACCGTCGGTGAAACGGCTCCGCCGCTCTCCGTGCTGGTGCGGGAGGAAGACGAGGGCCGGGCGCGCGAGATCATCACCACGCTGCTCTCTCCCGTGATCTCCGGGCCGATTGCGATAGCGGCCGACGAGCAGCCACCGCTGCCCGCGGCGCCGGTCGGGCCTGGTCCGACGGCCCGCTCGGCTGGCGCATCGGATGGCGCGCTCGAGCTGGTCGACTCCCGGACGGGCGCGGTGATTGGCCGAATCACCGACGCGCAGCTCGCCGAGCTGACGCGCCATCTCGAGCTCGAGTCGGTGGACGACACGGACGTCTACATCGATCAGCCCACCATCGACATGCTGCGCGCCGCGGGCGTCAACGCGGCGACAGCGGACCTGCTGACGCGTGCGCTCGGCGCGAGCGAGGGTGTCGACGTTCGGTGGGTGCGGCGGCGGTGAACGGCCCGGGGTAGGACGTCGCGCGCGCGACGCGCGAACGGCAGCGCTGCAATCGTCGTTGGCCGCCCTACGCCGTTGGTGTCATCGGACCGCGCGGCGTACCGTGGAGGCGGGGATCGACAGCACCCGGATAGGGTTCCTCGCCCATCGGCTCGGCGGGGCTGACGACGGTGAACTCGCCGCGGCCGTCCGGTGAGAGGCCAGCCAGCCATCGCGCCTCGTAGGTGACGCCGTTCGAGCAGTTCCAGTACTGATACGCGACCGCGCGGTTCTCCAACTCGGACGACAAGCTGTGTGGCACCGGCATCGATTCCAGGCCGTCGTGCTGCAGCTCCTCGATCGCGGCGAGGAACTGGTTCTGGTGCATCGTGTCGCGCGCGATGAGGAACGAGAGCATGTCGCGAACGCCGGCGTCGCCGGTCAGCTCGTACAGGCGCGCGAGCTGCAACCGGCTCTGGCACTCCGCCGTCACGTTGAAGTGAAAGTCGGCCATGAGGTTGCCGCTCGCGATCGTGTAGCGCGACGTCCACGGGTAGCCGGCGCTGTCGGTCGCCGAAGCGCCGCCGCCGGTGACGATGACGTGTTGGGGGTTCATGCCGGCGAGCAACACGTCGCTGACGGTCGCCCCGCCCATGATGCCCCGAAGCGCGGGATCCTTCGCCGCGGCATCCGTGGCATCGACCGGCGACTTCTCCAGCAGCCTCGCGATCATCGTCGCGACCATCTCGACGTGGGCGATCTCCTCCGTGCCGATGTCGAGCAGCATGTCGCGGTACTTGGCGGGCCCGCGGCAGTTCCAGCCCTGGAAGAGATAGCTCATCATGAGGCTGATCTCCCCCCATTGGCCGCCGAGCGCCTCCTGCAACTGGCGGGCGAACAGCGGATCCGGACGATCGGGCTTCGCGTTGTACTGCAGCTTCCGATTGTGGTGGAACATCCGGATCTCCTTTGATCAGTCCGAGGGGCTTCGCCCCTGCGGGCTCCCCGACGCGCTCACTCGCGGGGGCCCCCAAGGCCCCGCGCCGTTCGCGCGGGCTCGCTCGCGTGGCTCGCTCGCGCGCGGCCTCTCGCGCAGGTCTCCAGAGACCGTTAGTGCAACGCCAGTGCCACGGAAACGGAGACGGACCTGAGGCAGCGCCGGGTCTGCGCCTCTCGGCGAGGATGAATGTGAGCGCCGGCAGGGTCGTTCTGCCCAGCGTGCAGAGCGCGCTCGCGCCAGAAACGCGAGACAACTGGGCATGGGTTTGGCACCGCGCTGCGATGGCATCGCAGCGCGTGGTCGTCGAGGCGGTCTACGTGAACCGCCGGCGGGCGCGCGACAGCGGCTTGGACCGGCCTTGACCCGACGCGACGATGACGCCACCGACCGATGAGTCGATCCCGTTGTCCGCGACCTATCGCCTGCAACTCCAGCCGCGCTTCGGGCTGGACGCCGCGGCGGCAATCGCGGACTACCTCGCCTCGCTCGGCATCACGCACGCCTACTGCTCGCCGTATCTGCAGGCCGCGTCCGGCAGTACTCACGGCTACGACATCGTCGATCACGGCCGCGTGAACGACGAGCTCGGCGGGGAGCCGGCATTCTGGCGGTTCGTCGAGGCGCTCCGTGCGCACGGCCTCACGCAGGTCGTGGACGTCGTGCCGAACCACATGGCGGTGTCGACGGGGAATCGCTGGTGGGCCGACGTGCTCGAGAACGGACCGTCGAGCCATTTCGCGTCGTACTTCGACGTCGATTGGGACCCGCCGGAGGCGCGCCTGCGCAACCTGGTGCTGCTGCCGGTGCTGGCCGACCATTACGGTCGCGTGCTCGAGAACGGCGAGATCCGGCTCGAGCGCGACGGCGCGAGCTTCTTCGTGATCTACGGGTCCGATCACCGATATCCGCTGAGCGCGAGCTCGCTCGGGCCGCTCCTCGGGCCCGCGGCGCGGCAAGCAGGGTCCGACGTCCTGGCTGATCTCGCCGATGCGTTCAGCGCCCTGCCGCGGCCAACCGCCACGGACCGCGCCAGCGTGCGCCGGCGGCATCGCGACAAGGAGGTCCTGCACGCGGCCCTCGATCGGCTGTTGCGCGACGAGGCGGCCGTGGCCGCCGCGGTGGACGAGGTCGTCCGCGCGACGAACGGGGATCCGGACGCGCTGCACACGATACTGGAGCTGCAGAACTACCGGCTCGCCTGGTGGCGCAGCGCCGGGCGCGACCTGGGGTACCGGCGGTTCTTCGACGTCAACACGCTGATCGGTCTGCGAACCGAAGACGAGCAGGTCTTCGAGGACATCCACCGTCGTGTGCTCGACTGGGCGCGCGGCGGTCTCGTCGCCGGCCTTCGGGTGGATCATCCCGACGGCCTGAGGGATCCCCAGGAGTACTTCGAGCGGCTGCGCGCCGCTGTGCCCAACGCCTGGATCATCGCGGAGAAGATCCTGTCGCGGGGTGAGACCCTGCCCGCCGAGTGGCCCGTGGCCGGGACGACGGGCTACGACTTCCTGAACCTCGTCACGCGGCTGTTCGTCGATCCGTCGGCCGAGGCGCCGCTCACGCAGTTCTACGCCGAGTTCACGGGCGAGTCGACCGACTATGGGCGCATCGCGCACGACAAGATGCTGCTCGTCGCGCGCGACGTCCTGGGCAGCGACGTCAATCGCCTCACGGGGCTGCTCGTGGACATCTGCGAACGCCATCGCCGGTACCGCGACTACTCCCGGCATCACCTGACGGACGCGATCCGGGAGGTCATCGCCTGGCACCCCGTCTACCGCACGTACGTCCGGCCTGCCGCTTCATGGGTGCGCGAGTCGGACCGTCGCGTCATCGAGGCGGTCACGCGCGCGGCGGCGGCCGAGCGTCCTGATCTCGAGCCGGCGCTCTTCGAGTTCCTCCGGGCACTGCTCGCGCTCGAGATCACGGGTCCGCTCGAAGCCGAGTTCGTCTCACGCCTGCAGCAGACGACCGGGCCCGCGATGGCCAAGGGTATCGAGGACACGACGTTCTACGTCTACAACCGCTTCATCGCGCTCAACGAGGTCGGCGGCGATCCGACGCAGTTCGCCGTGAGCGTGGACGCGTTCCACGCCGCGTGCCGCGACGCACAGGCGAGCCGGCCGCGCTCGATGCTCGCGACGTCCACGCACGACACGAAGCGGAGCGAGGACGTGCGTGCGAGGCTCGCGCTCCTCTCCGAGTGTCCCGTGCGCTGGAGCGAGGCCGTGCGCCGCTGGTCGAGCATGGCGAATCGCTATCGCACCGGTCAGCGGCCCGATCGGAACACCGAGTACTACCTCTACCAGACGCTCGTCGGCGCATGGCCGCTCTCGCTCGAGCGGGCGGTGACGCACATGGAGAAGGCTGCGCGCGAGGCGAGACTGTACACGTCCTGGACGTCACCCGACGCGCCGTACGAAGCGGCACTGCGCCGGTTCGTCGAGGGTGTGTGGCAGGACGCCGACCTCATGGAGGACGTGCGAGCGTTCGTGGCGCCGCTCGTACGCCCAGGATGGATCAACTCGCTGTCGCAGACGCTCCTCAAGCTCACGTGTCCTGGGGTGCCGGATGTCTATCAAGGCTGCGAGCTCTGGGCGCACACGCTGGTCGATCCCGACAACCGCGGGCTGGTGGATTTCGACCTCCGCCGGCAGCGGCTCGCCGAGCTCGACGGCCTCACGCCAGACGCCATCTGGCGGCGCGCCGAGGACGGCCTGCCGAAGCCGTGGATCATCCGCGAGGCTCTGCGTCTTCGCCGCGAGCGCCCGCAAACGTTCGGCCCATCGTCCGAGTACCTGCCGCTCGCCGCGACGGGGCCGCATGCTCATCGCGTGCTGGCCTTTCGGCGCGGAACCGACGTCGTCGTGGCCGTCCCGCGGCTCGTGCTCGGTGATCCGATCGGTGAAGGCGCGCGCCTCGCGTTGCCGCCGGGCGAATGGAGGAACCGATTCGATGCCGATGCGCCGATCGCCGATGAGGTCGACTGCGCCCGGTTGTGGCGGACGTTTCCCGTTGCCCTCCTCGTTCGCTGCGTCGCCCGCGAGCTCTGACGCTCCGAGACGCACGCGCGTTACACACCGGCGGCCGGCCTCCGATTCCCACGGTGGCCCGAGATGTGCAGTGGCGCACGCCGGTTTCTTTCGGTATGGCAAAGCGTCCATTCGTACGGCCCGGCGACCCGCTGCCACTCGGCGCGTCGTGGGATGGCCACGGCACGAACTTCTCGGTGTTCTCGGAAGTCGCCGAGCGCGTCGAGCTCTGTCTGTTCGACGCCGCCGGCGCCGAGCGGCGCGTCTGTCTGCCCGAACGCACGGCCTTCTGCTGGCACGGCTACATCCCCGGCATCGGGCCGGGTCAGCGGTACGGGTTTCGTGTTCACGGGCCGTGGGATCCGGAACGGGGCCTGCGCTGCAACCCTGCGAAGCTGCTCGTCGATCCCTATGCCCGGGCTCTCGACGGCGACGTCGCCGCGCACCCGTCGATCTTTCCGTATCCGGCCGGCGGCGACGATCTCGTCCGCGACGAGACCGACAGCGCGCCGTACATCCCGCACTCGGTCGTCGTCGACGATCGGTTCGACTGGGGCGACGACGCGCCCATCGGCCGCAAGCTCAACGAGACCGTCATCTACGAAGTGCACGTCAAAGGATTCACGAAGCGCCACCCCGACGTGCCTGAGCCGCTGCGTGGCACGTACGCCGGGCTCGCGCATCCCGCCGCGCTCGAGCACCTGCGGTGGCTCGGTGTCACGGCCATCGAGCTCCTGCCGATCCACCAGTTCCTGCACGAGCCCCACCTGCTCGATCGCGGCCTCCGCAACTACTGGGGCTATCACTCGTACGGCTACCTCGCGCCGCACCGCGAGTACGCCTCCTGCGAGGATCCGGCCGGCGCGGTGCGCGAGTTCAAGGAGATGGTCAAGGCCGTGCACGCCGCCGGCCTCGAGGTGATCCTCGACGTGGTTTACAACCACACGGCGGAAGGCAATCACCTCGGCCCGATGCTGTGCCTCAAGGGCTTCGACAACCTGGCCTACTACCGCACCGTCGAAGGCCAGCCGCGCTACTACATGGACTACACCGGCACGGGCAACAGCCTGAACATGCGTCATCCGCACGCCCTTCAACTGGTGATGGACTCGCTCCGCTACTGGGTGCAGGAGATGCACGTCGACGGCTTCCGGTTCGACCTGGCGTCCACGCTGGCGCGCGGCCTCTACGAGGTGGATCGGCTGTCGGCGTTCTTCGACATCATCCATCAGGATCCGACGCTCAGCCGCGTGAAGCTCATCGCGGAGCCGTGGGATCTCGGCGAGGGCGGATACCAGGTGGGCAATTTCCCCGTGCGCTGGTGCGAGTGGAACGCGAAGTACCGCGACGCGGTCCGCGACTACTGGCGCGGCGAGCCGGGGAAGCTCGGCGAGTTCGCGAACCGGTTCACCGGCTCGTCGGATCTGTACGAGGCGGATGGCCGGCGCCCGTACGCGAGCCTCAACTTCGTCACCGCCCACGACGGCTTCACCCTGCGCGATCTCGTCTCCTACAACGAGAAGCACAACGAGGCGAACGGCGAGGCGAACGGCGACGGCGAGTCCTTCAATCGGTCATGGAACTGCGGCGCGGAAGGCCCGACCGGCGATCCCGACGTCAACCGCCTGCGCACCCACCAACAGCGCAATTTCCTGACGACGCTGTTGCTGTCGCAGGGCATCCCGATGCTGCTCGGAGGCGACGAGCTGGGCCGCACGCAGCAGGGCAACAACAACGCCTACTGCCAGGACAACGAGATCTCCTGGTTCGACTGGGAGCACGTCGATCGCGATCTCATGGACTTCACGCGCCGGGTGATCGCGCTGCAGCGCGATCACCCCGTGTTCCGGCGCCGTCGCTGGTTCACCGGCCAATCGCCGCGCGGCCGCGGGCTGGGCGACATCGCGTGGTTCCGGCCCGACGGCCAGGAGATGACCGATCAGGATTGGCAATCCGACTTCGCGCGCTCGTTCGCCGTCTTCCTCAACGGAGACGCCCTCGGCGATCGCGACGATGAGGGCGTGCCGTTGCGCGACGGCCGGTTCCTGCTGCTGTTCAACGCGCACCACGAGCCGCTGGAGTTCACGATCCCCGCGGCATCGTTCAGCGCACGCTGGGCGGTCGTGATCGACACGTCCGACGGCCGCGAGCCGTCACGTCGCTACGCCGCGGGCGACGTCGTCTCGGTCTCGGCGCGATCGATCGAGGTCGCGTGCGCCGAGCGGTGAGCCGGAGCGGCCGGGGCGTCATGCGGTCGACCTCGGCGATGGCGGCGGCGGGCCGCAGGCGTCGGGCCACCGCACATCGGTCAGCGCCGGCAGCCTGATCGCGATCGCCGACGCGTCGTCGAGGCACGCGCTGGACGCGTCGACGGATCCGCCGTGCCGTTCAGCCAGTTCCTTGACGATGGCGAGCCAGAGGTTCACGCCGGTGTGCTCCCGTGCGGCCGCGACGTCGAATGGCTGGCAGCGCTCGAACGGGCGTGCCACGTCCGACGCGATGCCGATGCCCGTGTCGGCGACGTCCACGCGGTAGTCGGCGCCCTCGCGCGCCACCATCACGCTGATGACGCCGCCGGTCTGGGTCGAACGCACGGCGTTGGACAGGAGCGTGCTCATCACACGCTGGAGGCGATCGCGATCGCCGGTGATGTAGCAGGGTTCCTCGGGCAGATGGACGTCGAGCACGATGTACTTCGCGTGCGCCGGGGATCGGACGCTGTCGATCGCCGCCCGGATCGGCGTCCGCAGGTCGACGAGATCGAACGTCAGGTCCGTCGTGCCGGTCACGACGTTCGACACATCCGCCAGCTCCGCGAGCACGCGCCCAAGGTTCTGCGCGTTTCGCGCGATCGCCGCAAGGCCGCGAGAGCACGCCGGGTCGTCCTGCGAGGCGCTGAGGAGCTGGGTCCATGCGGTGATGCCCTGAAGCGGCGCACGCAGGTCGTGCGACATCGCCGAGAGCAGCGCGTCCTTGGCACGGTGTGCCTCGCGCTCCTGATCGAGGAGCGCCTCGCGTGTCCGAAGAGCCTGCTGCGCGTCGTCGAGCTCTCGGCGAAGCGTCTCCGCATCCGAGATCGTGCGGGCGCGATCGGCGGTGAGCCGCCGGATGTGCCAGACGCCGGCGAGGCCGGCGGCGAGCGCGCCGGCCACGATCGCCGGGCCGACGCCGAGACCAAAGAGCGCGCCGGCGGCGGCCGCCGGAGCCGCGAGCGCGCCGAGCACGAGCGCGGTGGCGGGATGCGGCGTGCCGAGCCGTGGGTCGAAGCGGTGCATCATCGCGTCTCTGCTCCAGTCAGCCTCACAGCCATCGCGGCACGCGGCGGCAATACGCGTCGTACTCCGCGCCGAAGCGCCACCGCATGTACCGTTCTTCCCGCGCGATCACGATCGACGTCAGCGCGACGATCACGACCGGCAGCAGCACGAGCGGCCACGCCGAGTTGAGCCACGACGTCGCACCGAGATAGATCGCCACGCAGCCCACGTACATCGGATTGCGCG from Acidobacteriota bacterium encodes:
- a CDS encoding HAMP domain-containing histidine kinase, with the protein product MMHRFDPRLGTPHPATALVLGALAAPAAAAGALFGLGVGPAIVAGALAAGLAGVWHIRRLTADRARTISDAETLRRELDDAQQALRTREALLDQEREAHRAKDALLSAMSHDLRAPLQGITAWTQLLSASQDDPACSRGLAAIARNAQNLGRVLAELADVSNVVTGTTDLTFDLVDLRTPIRAAIDSVRSPAHAKYIVLDVHLPEEPCYITGDRDRLQRVMSTLLSNAVRSTQTGGVISVMVAREGADYRVDVADTGIGIASDVARPFERCQPFDVAAAREHTGVNLWLAIVKELAERHGGSVDASSACLDDASAIAIRLPALTDVRWPDACGPPPPSPRSTA
- the glgX gene encoding glycogen debranching protein GlgX, yielding MAKRPFVRPGDPLPLGASWDGHGTNFSVFSEVAERVELCLFDAAGAERRVCLPERTAFCWHGYIPGIGPGQRYGFRVHGPWDPERGLRCNPAKLLVDPYARALDGDVAAHPSIFPYPAGGDDLVRDETDSAPYIPHSVVVDDRFDWGDDAPIGRKLNETVIYEVHVKGFTKRHPDVPEPLRGTYAGLAHPAALEHLRWLGVTAIELLPIHQFLHEPHLLDRGLRNYWGYHSYGYLAPHREYASCEDPAGAVREFKEMVKAVHAAGLEVILDVVYNHTAEGNHLGPMLCLKGFDNLAYYRTVEGQPRYYMDYTGTGNSLNMRHPHALQLVMDSLRYWVQEMHVDGFRFDLASTLARGLYEVDRLSAFFDIIHQDPTLSRVKLIAEPWDLGEGGYQVGNFPVRWCEWNAKYRDAVRDYWRGEPGKLGEFANRFTGSSDLYEADGRRPYASLNFVTAHDGFTLRDLVSYNEKHNEANGEANGDGESFNRSWNCGAEGPTGDPDVNRLRTHQQRNFLTTLLLSQGIPMLLGGDELGRTQQGNNNAYCQDNEISWFDWEHVDRDLMDFTRRVIALQRDHPVFRRRRWFTGQSPRGRGLGDIAWFRPDGQEMTDQDWQSDFARSFAVFLNGDALGDRDDEGVPLRDGRFLLLFNAHHEPLEFTIPAASFSARWAVVIDTSDGREPSRRYAAGDVVSVSARSIEVACAER
- a CDS encoding rhomboid family intramembrane serine protease, with the translated sequence MIPYHDENQTLRTAWVTIALVVLTVCTWVFVQGAGAPMPLAASVCNLGLIPGELTLSAPVGSEFPMGDRVVCVTDPGRQMSTLVTSMFLHGSWMHLIGNMWFLWLFGNNVEDSMSRPRFLAFYLLCGLAAAMAQVLASPSSITPMVGASGAISGVMGAYLMLFPRVRVFTLVPLGFFMYSMALPAWVMLIYWAVLQFFGGVTSIASNEAGGVAFWAHVGGFLAGVVLVKIFQRPDRTLAHRSHVWRPQQAGWR
- a CDS encoding manganese catalase family protein; the encoded protein is MFHHNRKLQYNAKPDRPDPLFARQLQEALGGQWGEISLMMSYLFQGWNCRGPAKYRDMLLDIGTEEIAHVEMVATMIARLLEKSPVDATDAAAKDPALRGIMGGATVSDVLLAGMNPQHVIVTGGGASATDSAGYPWTSRYTIASGNLMADFHFNVTAECQSRLQLARLYELTGDAGVRDMLSFLIARDTMHQNQFLAAIEELQHDGLESMPVPHSLSSELENRAVAYQYWNCSNGVTYEARWLAGLSPDGRGEFTVVSPAEPMGEEPYPGAVDPRLHGTPRGPMTPTA
- a CDS encoding DUF2007 domain-containing protein; protein product: MTSDHDQPDPQEALIPVWRTTEATVVPHVLAALEQAGIEYMVQDRGLASELIGHRSTLTVGETAPPLSVLVREEDEGRAREIITTLLSPVISGPIAIAADEQPPLPAAPVGPGPTARSAGASDGALELVDSRTGAVIGRITDAQLAELTRHLELESVDDTDVYIDQPTIDMLRAAGVNAATADLLTRALGASEGVDVRWVRRR
- a CDS encoding aldo/keto reductase, with product MSAEIPHRILGHTGESVSAIGVGGWHLGLKDVSEALAIRIVRTALDRGVNFLDNAWDYNDGLSEVRMGLALRDGYRQKAFVMTKVDGRSRSEAARQLDESLRRLGIDHLDLVQHHEVIRFEDPHRIFDDEGAHRALTDAQRAGKVRYVGFTGHKDPAIHLHTLDVARAHGVRFDAVQMPLNVMDAHYRSFERLVLPALLRDNVGVLGMKSMANGIILRSGIVSAVECLQYALNLPTSVVVTGMESMAMLDQACDVARSFRPLDDASVRSLLARTVAAAADGAYEPFKVSSLFDATATHPSWLGEEPQRLRDLIA
- the treY gene encoding malto-oligosyltrehalose synthase; the protein is MTPPTDESIPLSATYRLQLQPRFGLDAAAAIADYLASLGITHAYCSPYLQAASGSTHGYDIVDHGRVNDELGGEPAFWRFVEALRAHGLTQVVDVVPNHMAVSTGNRWWADVLENGPSSHFASYFDVDWDPPEARLRNLVLLPVLADHYGRVLENGEIRLERDGASFFVIYGSDHRYPLSASSLGPLLGPAARQAGSDVLADLADAFSALPRPTATDRASVRRRHRDKEVLHAALDRLLRDEAAVAAAVDEVVRATNGDPDALHTILELQNYRLAWWRSAGRDLGYRRFFDVNTLIGLRTEDEQVFEDIHRRVLDWARGGLVAGLRVDHPDGLRDPQEYFERLRAAVPNAWIIAEKILSRGETLPAEWPVAGTTGYDFLNLVTRLFVDPSAEAPLTQFYAEFTGESTDYGRIAHDKMLLVARDVLGSDVNRLTGLLVDICERHRRYRDYSRHHLTDAIREVIAWHPVYRTYVRPAASWVRESDRRVIEAVTRAAAAERPDLEPALFEFLRALLALEITGPLEAEFVSRLQQTTGPAMAKGIEDTTFYVYNRFIALNEVGGDPTQFAVSVDAFHAACRDAQASRPRSMLATSTHDTKRSEDVRARLALLSECPVRWSEAVRRWSSMANRYRTGQRPDRNTEYYLYQTLVGAWPLSLERAVTHMEKAAREARLYTSWTSPDAPYEAALRRFVEGVWQDADLMEDVRAFVAPLVRPGWINSLSQTLLKLTCPGVPDVYQGCELWAHTLVDPDNRGLVDFDLRRQRLAELDGLTPDAIWRRAEDGLPKPWIIREALRLRRERPQTFGPSSEYLPLAATGPHAHRVLAFRRGTDVVVAVPRLVLGDPIGEGARLALPPGEWRNRFDADAPIADEVDCARLWRTFPVALLVRCVAREL